One Helianthus annuus cultivar XRQ/B chromosome 12, HanXRQr2.0-SUNRISE, whole genome shotgun sequence genomic region harbors:
- the LOC110893875 gene encoding topless-related protein 4 isoform X2 translates to MSSLSRELVFLILQFLDEEKFKETVHRLEQESGFFFNVRYFEEMVTNGEWDEVEKYLSGFTKVDDNRYSMKIFFEIRKQKYLEALDKKDRAKAVEILVKDLKVFSAFNEDLFKEITQLLTLENFRDNEQLSKYGDTKSARGIMLGELKKLIEANPLFRDKLNFPTLKNSRLRTLINQSLNWQHQLCKNPKPNPDIKTLFVDHSCGQSQPNGARAPSPVNNPLNNPLMGAVPKPAGFPPLGAHGPFQPAPATLPTSLAGWMANPSTVHPSASAGPLGFNPPSNSAMLKRPRTPPTNNPVVDYQTADSEHVLKRTRTFGISEEANHLPVNILPVGYSGQNQSHGQSSYSSDDLPKTVVMTLNQGSAVKSMDFHPVQQILLLVGTSTGEIMIWELASRERLAHKNFKVWDHSAFSMPLQAALTNDYTASINRVTWNPDGTLFGVAYSKYVVQIYSYNGGDDVRNHLEIEAHTGSVNDLAFSYPNKQLCIVTCGEDRLIKVWDAATGAKQFTFDDHEAPVYSICPHFKENIQFIFSTATDGKIKAWLYDNMGSRIEYDAPGHSSTRMAYSADGTRLFSCGTNKEGESYVVEWNESEGAVKRTYNGLAKRSVGIVQFDTTKNRFLAAGDEFLVKIWDMDSVNLLTTVDADGGLPASPCVRFNKEGMLLAVTTNDNGIKILANPDGIRLLRTVETRAFDPSRVASASIVKSSAMTTFGASNPSAGPSIMERVTPVTSMVTMNGENRSLVDVKPRIGDESMEKSRIWKLTEITEPSQCRSLRLPDSTSSTMRVSRLIYTNSGLAILALAANAVHKLWKWQRNDRNSTGKATANVVPQLWQPTSGILMTNVISDTNPEEAVPCFALSKNDSYVMSASGGKISLFNMMTFKTMTTFMPPPPAATFLAFHPQDNNIIAIGMEDSSIQIYNVRIDEVKTKLKGHSKRITGLAFSNVLNVLVSSGADSQLCVWSTEGWEKQTSKNLQIPPGRVAAPVVDTRVQFHNDQTQLLVVHETQIAIYEAPKLERMKQWVPPETSGLITHATFSCDSQSIYASFEDGSVGILTASSLRLRCRVTSASYLPTNPNSRVYPLVVAAHPTEPNQFALGLTDGGVVVLEPLESEGKWGTSPPIENGAGPSSLTAGATSTTDQSQR, encoded by the exons ATGTCTTCCCTTAGCAGGGAGTTGGTGTTTTTAATACTCCAGTTTTTAGATGAAGAGAAGTTTAAGGAGACGGTTCACAG GCTGGAGCAAGAGTCAGGTTTTTTCTTCAATGTTCGTTACTTTGAGGAAATGGTGACGAATGGCGAATGGGATGAGGTGGAGAAGTATCTTTCGGGATTCACGAAGGTGGATGATAACAGATATTCGATGAAGATCTTTTTTGAGATACGGAAACAGAAATACCTAGAAGCCCTAGACAA GAAGGATCGTGCTAAAGCCGTTGAAATTCTAGTGAAGGACTTGAAGGTGTTTTCGGCTTTTAATGAAGATCTTTTTAAAGAAATAACTCAGCTTTTGACTCTGGAGAATTTCAG AGACAACGAACAATTATCTAAATATGGAGACACAAAGTCTGCAAGGGGTATAATGTTGGGCGAGCTTAAAAAGTTGATCGAAGCAAATCCTCTTTTTCGCGATAAGCTAAACTTCCCAACGTTAAAAAACTCAAGATTGCGTACACTTATCAATCAAAG TTTAAACTGGCAACATCAGCTGTGTAAAAACCCTAAACCGAATCCTGACATAAAGACTTTGTTCGTTGACCATTCTTGTGGACAGTCACAGCCAAACGGTGCTAGGGCTCCATCCCCCGTAAATAATCCGTTAAATAATCCATTAATGGGTGCGGTACCAAAACCCGCAGGCTTTCCACCTCTGGGTGCTCATGGA CCTTTTCAGCCTGCACCAGCAACTCTGCCGACGTCTCTTGCTGGTTGGATGGCAAATCCATCCACCGTTCATCCGTCAGCTTCTGCGGGTCCTCTCGGTTTCAATCCACCAAGTAATTCTG CCATGTTAAAGCGCCCCAGGACTCCACCAACCAACAACCCTGTTGTCGACTACCAAACCGCTGACTCCGAACATGTGTTAAAGCGAACAAGGACATTCGGTATTTCCGAAGAA GCCAATCATTTGCCTGTAAACATCTTACCTGTTGGTTACAGCGGTCAAAATCAAAGTCATGGTCAAAGCTCATATTCGTCTGACGATTTACCAAAAACGGTGGTGATGACCCTAAATCAGGGTTCGGCAGTTAAAAGCATGGATTTTCATCCAGTACAACAAATTCTTCTTCTTG TTGGAACAAGCACAGGGGAAATCATGATATGGGAACTTGCTAGCAGAGAACGGCTTGCTCATAAGAATTTTAAAGTTTGGGATCATAGCGCCTTTTCAATGCCTTTGCAG GCTGCTTTGACCAATGATTATACTGCATCAATCAATCGTGTAACTTGGAACCCTGACGGAACCCTCTTTG GCGTTGCATACTCGAAGTACGTCGTGCAGATATACTCATACAATGGTGGTGATGATGTCCGAAACCACTTGGAG ATTGAGGCTCATACTGGCAGCGTTAATGACCTCGCGTTCTCTTACCCAAACAAACAACTTTGCATCGTGACGTGTGGAGAAGACAGACTAATCAAGGTTTGGGATGCCGCAACGGGTGCGAAACAGTTTACGTTTGATGATCATGAAGCACCTGTATATTCTATATGTCCACATTTTAAAGAAAACATTCAG TTTATATTCTCGACAGCAACTGACGGGAAAATAAAAGCATGGTTATACGACAATATGGGTTCAAGAATCGAATATGATGCACCAGGTCATTCATCCACCCGAATGGCGTACAGTGCAGATGGAACGAG GTTATTCTCATGTGGTACCAATAAAGAAGGGGAATCATACGTTGTAGAATGGAATGAAAGTGAAGGGGCTGTAAAACGAACATATAACGGGCTTGCGAAGCGATCGGTTGGCATTGTGCAATTCGATACGACCAAAAACCGTTTTCTTGCTGCCGGTGACGAGTTTCTTGTTAAAATTTGGGATATGGATAGCGTAAACTTGTTGACGACTGTTGATGCCGATGGTGGTTTACCG GCTTCTCCTTGCGTACGGTTCAACAAGGAAGGGATGCTATTGGCTGTCACAACAAATGATAATGGTATCAAGATTTTAGCTAATCCAGATGGAATTAGGCTTTTAAGAACTGTTGAGACTCGCGCGTTTGATCCGTCTAGAGTTGCATCGGCATCTATTGTGAAG AGTTCCGCTATGACCACATTCGGTGCTTCTAATCCATCTGCGGGACCCAGCATTATGGAAAGAGTTACACCAGTGACCTCAATGGTTACAATG AACGGTGAGAATCGGAGTTTGGTTGATGTTAAACCTAGAATCGGAGATGAATCCATGGAAAAATCTAGAATATGGAAGTTGACAGAAATCACAGAACCGTCACAATGCCGCTCATTAAGGCTTCCGGATTCTACATCTTCTACCATGCGG GTTTCACGGTTGATATACACAAACTCCGGACTTGCGATATTGGCTCTAGCAGCCAATGCCGTCCATAAACTATGGAAATGGCAGCGAAACGATCGCAATTCAACCGGCAAG GCTACCGCAAATGTTGTCCCTCAGTTATGGCAACCGACAAGTGGCATCTTGATGACAAATGTTATTAGTGACACCAACCCCGAAGAAGCGGTCCCGTGTTTCGCACTGTCAAAGAATGACTCCTATGTTATGTCTGCATCTGGCGGAAAAATCTCGTTATTCAACATGATGACATTTAAG aCTATGACTACATTTATGCCCCCTCCACCTGCGGCAACGTTTTTAGCGTTTCATCCACAAGACAATAATATTATAGCCATCGGCATGGAAGACTCGTCTATCCAAATCTACAACGTTCGCATAGACGag GTTAAAACCAAGCTTAAAGGGCACAGTAAACGGATAACAGGCTTGGCGTTCTCAAACGTGCTTAATGTTCTAGTATCTTCCGGTGCTGATTCACAA TTGTGCGTTTGGAGCACGGAAGGATGGGAGAAACAAACGAGTAAAAATTTGCAAATTCCACCCGGACGCGTTGCGGCTCCTGTAGTGGATACACGCGTACAGTTTCACAACGATCAAACACAATTGCTAGTAGTCCATGAAACTCAGATAGCTATATATGAAGCACCTAAACTTGAACGCATGAAGCAG TGGGTCCCGCCAGAAACAAGTGGTTTGATCACACACGCGACTTTTTCATGCGATAGCCAGTCGATTTACGCGAGTTTCGAGGATGGCAGTGTCGGTATACTTACCGCATCATCACTCCGGTTAAGATGTCGTGTCACTTCCGCATCATACTTGCCAACCAATCCAAA TTCAAGGGTGTATCCACTTGTGGTTGCTGCGCACCCAACCGAACCGAATCAATTTGCATTAGGATTGACTGATGGCGGTGTGGTTGTGCTCGAGCCGCTAGAATCAGAAGGGAAATGGGGCACCTCACCGCCTATTGAAAACGGGGCTGGTCCGAGCAGTTTGACTGCTGGTGCGACAAGTACGACTGATCAATCGCAAAGGTAA
- the LOC110893875 gene encoding topless-related protein 4 isoform X1 has protein sequence MSSLSRELVFLILQFLDEEKFKETVHRLEQESGFFFNVRYFEEMVTNGEWDEVEKYLSGFTKVDDNRYSMKIFFEIRKQKYLEALDKKDRAKAVEILVKDLKVFSAFNEDLFKEITQLLTLENFRDNEQLSKYGDTKSARGIMLGELKKLIEANPLFRDKLNFPTLKNSRLRTLINQSLNWQHQLCKNPKPNPDIKTLFVDHSCGQSQPNGARAPSPVNNPLNNPLMGAVPKPAGFPPLGAHGPFQPAPATLPTSLAGWMANPSTVHPSASAGPLGFNPPSNSAMLKRPRTPPTNNPVVDYQTADSEHVLKRTRTFGISEEQANHLPVNILPVGYSGQNQSHGQSSYSSDDLPKTVVMTLNQGSAVKSMDFHPVQQILLLVGTSTGEIMIWELASRERLAHKNFKVWDHSAFSMPLQAALTNDYTASINRVTWNPDGTLFGVAYSKYVVQIYSYNGGDDVRNHLEIEAHTGSVNDLAFSYPNKQLCIVTCGEDRLIKVWDAATGAKQFTFDDHEAPVYSICPHFKENIQFIFSTATDGKIKAWLYDNMGSRIEYDAPGHSSTRMAYSADGTRLFSCGTNKEGESYVVEWNESEGAVKRTYNGLAKRSVGIVQFDTTKNRFLAAGDEFLVKIWDMDSVNLLTTVDADGGLPASPCVRFNKEGMLLAVTTNDNGIKILANPDGIRLLRTVETRAFDPSRVASASIVKSSAMTTFGASNPSAGPSIMERVTPVTSMVTMNGENRSLVDVKPRIGDESMEKSRIWKLTEITEPSQCRSLRLPDSTSSTMRVSRLIYTNSGLAILALAANAVHKLWKWQRNDRNSTGKATANVVPQLWQPTSGILMTNVISDTNPEEAVPCFALSKNDSYVMSASGGKISLFNMMTFKTMTTFMPPPPAATFLAFHPQDNNIIAIGMEDSSIQIYNVRIDEVKTKLKGHSKRITGLAFSNVLNVLVSSGADSQLCVWSTEGWEKQTSKNLQIPPGRVAAPVVDTRVQFHNDQTQLLVVHETQIAIYEAPKLERMKQWVPPETSGLITHATFSCDSQSIYASFEDGSVGILTASSLRLRCRVTSASYLPTNPNSRVYPLVVAAHPTEPNQFALGLTDGGVVVLEPLESEGKWGTSPPIENGAGPSSLTAGATSTTDQSQR, from the exons ATGTCTTCCCTTAGCAGGGAGTTGGTGTTTTTAATACTCCAGTTTTTAGATGAAGAGAAGTTTAAGGAGACGGTTCACAG GCTGGAGCAAGAGTCAGGTTTTTTCTTCAATGTTCGTTACTTTGAGGAAATGGTGACGAATGGCGAATGGGATGAGGTGGAGAAGTATCTTTCGGGATTCACGAAGGTGGATGATAACAGATATTCGATGAAGATCTTTTTTGAGATACGGAAACAGAAATACCTAGAAGCCCTAGACAA GAAGGATCGTGCTAAAGCCGTTGAAATTCTAGTGAAGGACTTGAAGGTGTTTTCGGCTTTTAATGAAGATCTTTTTAAAGAAATAACTCAGCTTTTGACTCTGGAGAATTTCAG AGACAACGAACAATTATCTAAATATGGAGACACAAAGTCTGCAAGGGGTATAATGTTGGGCGAGCTTAAAAAGTTGATCGAAGCAAATCCTCTTTTTCGCGATAAGCTAAACTTCCCAACGTTAAAAAACTCAAGATTGCGTACACTTATCAATCAAAG TTTAAACTGGCAACATCAGCTGTGTAAAAACCCTAAACCGAATCCTGACATAAAGACTTTGTTCGTTGACCATTCTTGTGGACAGTCACAGCCAAACGGTGCTAGGGCTCCATCCCCCGTAAATAATCCGTTAAATAATCCATTAATGGGTGCGGTACCAAAACCCGCAGGCTTTCCACCTCTGGGTGCTCATGGA CCTTTTCAGCCTGCACCAGCAACTCTGCCGACGTCTCTTGCTGGTTGGATGGCAAATCCATCCACCGTTCATCCGTCAGCTTCTGCGGGTCCTCTCGGTTTCAATCCACCAAGTAATTCTG CCATGTTAAAGCGCCCCAGGACTCCACCAACCAACAACCCTGTTGTCGACTACCAAACCGCTGACTCCGAACATGTGTTAAAGCGAACAAGGACATTCGGTATTTCCGAAGAA CAGGCCAATCATTTGCCTGTAAACATCTTACCTGTTGGTTACAGCGGTCAAAATCAAAGTCATGGTCAAAGCTCATATTCGTCTGACGATTTACCAAAAACGGTGGTGATGACCCTAAATCAGGGTTCGGCAGTTAAAAGCATGGATTTTCATCCAGTACAACAAATTCTTCTTCTTG TTGGAACAAGCACAGGGGAAATCATGATATGGGAACTTGCTAGCAGAGAACGGCTTGCTCATAAGAATTTTAAAGTTTGGGATCATAGCGCCTTTTCAATGCCTTTGCAG GCTGCTTTGACCAATGATTATACTGCATCAATCAATCGTGTAACTTGGAACCCTGACGGAACCCTCTTTG GCGTTGCATACTCGAAGTACGTCGTGCAGATATACTCATACAATGGTGGTGATGATGTCCGAAACCACTTGGAG ATTGAGGCTCATACTGGCAGCGTTAATGACCTCGCGTTCTCTTACCCAAACAAACAACTTTGCATCGTGACGTGTGGAGAAGACAGACTAATCAAGGTTTGGGATGCCGCAACGGGTGCGAAACAGTTTACGTTTGATGATCATGAAGCACCTGTATATTCTATATGTCCACATTTTAAAGAAAACATTCAG TTTATATTCTCGACAGCAACTGACGGGAAAATAAAAGCATGGTTATACGACAATATGGGTTCAAGAATCGAATATGATGCACCAGGTCATTCATCCACCCGAATGGCGTACAGTGCAGATGGAACGAG GTTATTCTCATGTGGTACCAATAAAGAAGGGGAATCATACGTTGTAGAATGGAATGAAAGTGAAGGGGCTGTAAAACGAACATATAACGGGCTTGCGAAGCGATCGGTTGGCATTGTGCAATTCGATACGACCAAAAACCGTTTTCTTGCTGCCGGTGACGAGTTTCTTGTTAAAATTTGGGATATGGATAGCGTAAACTTGTTGACGACTGTTGATGCCGATGGTGGTTTACCG GCTTCTCCTTGCGTACGGTTCAACAAGGAAGGGATGCTATTGGCTGTCACAACAAATGATAATGGTATCAAGATTTTAGCTAATCCAGATGGAATTAGGCTTTTAAGAACTGTTGAGACTCGCGCGTTTGATCCGTCTAGAGTTGCATCGGCATCTATTGTGAAG AGTTCCGCTATGACCACATTCGGTGCTTCTAATCCATCTGCGGGACCCAGCATTATGGAAAGAGTTACACCAGTGACCTCAATGGTTACAATG AACGGTGAGAATCGGAGTTTGGTTGATGTTAAACCTAGAATCGGAGATGAATCCATGGAAAAATCTAGAATATGGAAGTTGACAGAAATCACAGAACCGTCACAATGCCGCTCATTAAGGCTTCCGGATTCTACATCTTCTACCATGCGG GTTTCACGGTTGATATACACAAACTCCGGACTTGCGATATTGGCTCTAGCAGCCAATGCCGTCCATAAACTATGGAAATGGCAGCGAAACGATCGCAATTCAACCGGCAAG GCTACCGCAAATGTTGTCCCTCAGTTATGGCAACCGACAAGTGGCATCTTGATGACAAATGTTATTAGTGACACCAACCCCGAAGAAGCGGTCCCGTGTTTCGCACTGTCAAAGAATGACTCCTATGTTATGTCTGCATCTGGCGGAAAAATCTCGTTATTCAACATGATGACATTTAAG aCTATGACTACATTTATGCCCCCTCCACCTGCGGCAACGTTTTTAGCGTTTCATCCACAAGACAATAATATTATAGCCATCGGCATGGAAGACTCGTCTATCCAAATCTACAACGTTCGCATAGACGag GTTAAAACCAAGCTTAAAGGGCACAGTAAACGGATAACAGGCTTGGCGTTCTCAAACGTGCTTAATGTTCTAGTATCTTCCGGTGCTGATTCACAA TTGTGCGTTTGGAGCACGGAAGGATGGGAGAAACAAACGAGTAAAAATTTGCAAATTCCACCCGGACGCGTTGCGGCTCCTGTAGTGGATACACGCGTACAGTTTCACAACGATCAAACACAATTGCTAGTAGTCCATGAAACTCAGATAGCTATATATGAAGCACCTAAACTTGAACGCATGAAGCAG TGGGTCCCGCCAGAAACAAGTGGTTTGATCACACACGCGACTTTTTCATGCGATAGCCAGTCGATTTACGCGAGTTTCGAGGATGGCAGTGTCGGTATACTTACCGCATCATCACTCCGGTTAAGATGTCGTGTCACTTCCGCATCATACTTGCCAACCAATCCAAA TTCAAGGGTGTATCCACTTGTGGTTGCTGCGCACCCAACCGAACCGAATCAATTTGCATTAGGATTGACTGATGGCGGTGTGGTTGTGCTCGAGCCGCTAGAATCAGAAGGGAAATGGGGCACCTCACCGCCTATTGAAAACGGGGCTGGTCCGAGCAGTTTGACTGCTGGTGCGACAAGTACGACTGATCAATCGCAAAGGTAA
- the LOC110893876 gene encoding uncharacterized protein LOC110893876 gives MLAPPLYMFLRMPRPGPRPFECVRRSWHSDRHQPLRGSIIQQIFRLVHENHSPGTKKNREWQEKLAVVVLKSEEILYSKANSEAEYKDPETLWDRLNDAIDTIIRKDETTETGDFLHPCVEAALNLGCIPVKSSRSQRNANTMSYLSPRKQDSGPNTQNVPNVRRPPDGASQTHTFSETNNDTRPVYNVAGSSSSFYPQNVPRQMMSFENRSSSSSVYPLYHGFHIQPQQMGFDNAHRKPNNIILGKPVFQAAASGSQTGCQERSFLFEKDGNGSKKESRPELVECDLSLRLGLVSSNEKRLTFGDDVDPGPRSKEFSFFPLSSEVEEGGNMMTDVRKRKTVGESQSFLHFERDFDRINDRMKRQGL, from the exons ATGCTGGCCCCCCCTCTCTACATGTTTCTGAGG ATGCCAAGGCCTGGACCGAGACCGTTTGAATGTGTGAGAAGATCTTGGCATAGTGATAGACACCAGCCACTTAGAGGGTCCATTATTCAGCAGATTTTTAG ACTTGTACATGAGAACCATAGTCCTGGTACTAAGAAGAACAGAGAATGGCAAGAGAAGCTGGCTGTTGTTGTGTTGAAATCCGAGGAGATCTTGTACTCTAAAGCGAATTCCGAG GCCGAGTATAAAGATCCGGAAACGCTGTGGGATCGTTTGAACGATGCCATTGACACCATAATAAGGAAAGACGAGACCACGGAAACCGGTGACTTCTTGCACCCTTGTGTTGAAG CTGCCCTTAACTTGGGCTGTATCCCCGTAAAATCATCGAGAAGCCAAAGAAACGCCAATACCATGAGCTACCTAAGCCCAAGAAAACAAGATTCTGGTCCAAACACGCAAAACGTACCAAATGTTCGAAGACCACCAGATGGTGCGAGTCAAACGCATACATTTTCCGAAACTAATAACGATACAAGACCGGTTTACAATGTTGCAGGCTCCTCCTCCTCGTTTTATCCTCAAAATGTTCCTAGACAAATGATGTCATTTGAGAATAGATCATCATCTTCTTCGGTTTATCCATTATACCACGGTTTCCATATTCAACCGCAGCAAATGGGATTCGATAATGCTCACCGAAAACCAAACAATATAATTCTTGGAAAACCGGTTTTTCAAGCCGCAGCCTCTGGTTCTCAAACGGGTTGTCAAGAAAGATCGTTTTTGTTTGAGAAAGATGGCAACGGTTCAAAGAAAGAGTCTAGACCCGAATTGGTGGAATGTGATTTGTCTCTAAGGTTGGGTCTTGTATCAAGTAATGAAAAAAGGTTGACTTTTGGGGATGATGTTGACCCGGGTCCAAGAAGCAAGGAATTTTCGTTCTTTCCTTTGAGTTCAGAGGTTGAAGAAGGTGGGAATATGATGACGGATGTTAGGAAACGAAAAACAGTAGGGGAATCGCAGAGTTTTTTGCATTTTGAGCGGGATTTTGACCGGATTAATGACCGAATGAAAAGACAAGGTTTGTAG
- the LOC110892317 gene encoding probable clathrin assembly protein At4g32285 yields MSIRKAIGVVKDQTSISIAKVAGNVAPDLEVLIVKATNHDSSEPAEEKYIREILHFISQSRGYVSACVYNISKRLGKTHDWVVALKALMLVHRLLVDGNPVFGQEMMFASRKGARVLNMSDFRVEALSSYWDHSTFVKSYALYLDQKLEFIAFERKLSPTGVRDGISHKSKSYGDLYESSVRGEKKETKVAITPVREMKPDRVLERLNKLLRLIDRVLSCRPAGSAKSSKLVLAALYLVLNESFWIYADICEALGVLLDRFPEMEYGDCVKTFDQYVNAAKTIDELVDFYSWSKELGVARAAEFPQVRKVTDKILGTLERFLRDKKDKIKKNEENGYNEKGPSPHATVVTTENLLDLEDDIVPPTQAANSNTLAISLFSGPKTIEADWELALVESTSNQSKLACGGLDSVMLNDMYDQGPVTQRVSYNVSAPAVLALPAPSEKMQPVVDPQDPFAASLMVPPPPYVQLADMEKRKGFLMRGPQPYGSNVGMMNGMGKEAGYNYARY; encoded by the coding sequence ATGTCGATTAGGAAGGCGATCGGGGTAGTTAAAGACCAAACCAGCATAAGCATAGCCAAAGTCGCAGGCAACGTAGCACCCGATCTTGAGGTACTGATCGTAAAGGCAACAAACCACGACAGCAGCGAGCCAGCCGAAGAGAAATACATACGCGAGATTCTTCATTTCATATCTCAATCTAGAGGATACGTAAGCGCATGCGTTTACAACATTTCCAAACGCTTGGGCAAAACGCACGATTGGGTCGTTGCGTTAAAGGCGTTAATGCTCGTTCACCGCTTGTTAGTTGACGGGAATCCGGTATTCGGTCAAGAGATGATGTTCGCAAGCCGAAAAGGGGCTAGGGTTTTGAACATGTCGGATTTTCGTGTTGAGGCTCTTTCGAGTTATTGGGATCATTCGACGTTTGTGAAAAGTTACGCTCTGTATCTTGATCAGAAGCTTGAATTCATAGCGTTTGAACGGAAACTAAGCCCGACGGGAGTTAGAGACGGAATTAGCCATAAGTCGAAATCTTACGGCGACTTATACGAGTCGTCGGTACGTGGTGAGAAAAAAGAAACCAAAGTGGCAATAACTCCAGTGCGGGAGATGAAACCCGATCGCGTGTTGGAAAGACTGAATAAACTGCTTCGGCTTATTGATCGCGTGTTATCGTGCAGACCAGCTGGAAGTGCGAAAAGTAGTAAACTGGTGCTTGCGGCTTTGTACCTCGTTTTAAACGAAAGCTTTTGGATTTACGCGGATATATGCGAGGCGTTAGGGGTGTTGCTCGATAGGTTTCCCGAAATGGAGTATGGTGATTGTGTAAAGACGTTCGATCAATATGTTAATGCGGCTAAAACGATTGACGAGCTTGTTGACTTTTATAGTTGGTCAAAGGAGTTAGGAGTCGCTCGAGCCGCAGAGTTCCCACAAGTGCGAAAGGTTACCGACAAGATTTTGGGGACACTAGAGAGATTTCTAAGGGATAAGAAGGACAAAATCAAGAAGAATGAGGAAAACGGTTACAACGAAAAGGGACCGTCACCCCACGCCACGGTGGTAACAACCGAAAACTTGTTAGATCTCGAAGATGACATAGTGCCGCCGACGCAGGCGGCTAACAGCAATACGTTGGCGATTTCTTTGTTTTCGGGACCTAAAACGATTGAAGCCGACTGGGAGCTGGCGTTGGTGGAATCGACTAGTAACCAGTCGAAACTGGCGTGTGGTGGTCTTGATTCTGTGATGCTAAATGACATGTATGATCAGGGACCCGTGACACAACGCGTTAGCTATAATGTTAGTGCACCGGCGGTGTTAGCATTGCCTGCACCCAGTGAGAAAATGCAGCCGGTGGTGGACCCACAAGACCCTTTTGCGGCGTCTCTTATGGTCCCACCACCGCCATACGTGCAGCTTGCTGACATGGAAAAGAGAAAGGGGTTCCTTATGCGGGGACCGCAACCGTATGGAAGCAATGTGGGCATGATGAATGGTATGGGAAAAGAAGCGGGTTATAACTATGCGCGTTATTGA